TGCACCCAATGCCTCTAACGCACGGCTACTCGTGCGCAAAACCATCCACAACGGCGTCACGGTGGCGATAGCCTCGACCACCGCCCACTCCGCCCGAGAACAGACAAACAACGGCACTCAAGAACAGGACCTCCCATGAAGACCGATCCCGAATCGCATCAACGCATGACCGAGCGCCGGCGCGAAGGCCACGAGAAAAAGCAGGCCGGCGCGACCGTCGAAAAAGGTCTGCTGATCGTCAATACCGGCACCGGCAAAGGCAAGACCACCGCCGCATTCGGCATGGCCGTGCGGGTGCTAGGCCACGGCATGCGCCTCGGCGTCGTGCAATTCATCAAGGGCGCGCTGCATACCTCGGAGCGCGACTTCCTCGGCGCGATCGCCAACTGCGACTTCGTCACGATGGGCGACGGCTACACCTGGAACACGCAGAATCGCGATGCCGACATCGCCACCGCGCGCAAAGGGTGGAACGAAGCACGCCGCATGATCGAGAGCGGCGACTATCAGATGGTGATCCTCGATGAACTGAACACCGTGCTGAAGTACGAATACCTGCCGCTCGACGAAGTGCTGTCGGTACTGAACGCGCGCGCCGACATGCTGCACGTGGTGGTGACCGGCCGTCACGCGCCGGACGCGCTCATCGAAGCCGCCGACCTCGTCACCGAAATGCGCATCGTCAAGCACCCGTATCGCGAGCAAGGCGTGAAAGCGCAGCGCGGCGTGGAGTTCTGAGCGATGTCCGCGTGCCCCGCCCTGTTCATTAGCGCGCCCGCATCGGGTCAAGGCAAGACCACGATTACCGCCGGTCTGGCGCGCTACCATCGGCGGCTGGGACGACGCGTGCGCGTATTCAAGACGGGCCCCGACTTTCTCGACCCGATGATCCTGGCGCGCGCCAGCGGCGCGCCGGTCCTGTCGCTCGATCTATGGATGGTGGGTGAGCCGGCCTGCCGGAACCTGCTCGCGCAGGCGGCGGCCGAAGCGGACCTGATCCTGATCGAAGGCGTGATGGGCCTGTTCGACGGCACGCCGAGCAGCGCCGATCTGGCAACCGCATTCGGCGTGCCGGTGCTTGCGGTGATTTCGGCGAAGGCGATGGCGCAGACCTTCGGCGCGGTCGCCTTCGGTCTCGCGCAATTCAGGCCGCAGGTGCCGTTTTACGGCGTACTCGCCAATCGCGTCGGCTCGGCGAGGCACGCGCAAATGCTCGAGGAGGCGTTGTCGCCGGACCTGCGCTGGTGCGGGTATATCGGCGGCAACGACGAAATCGAATTGCCCGACCGCCATCTCGGCTTGCATCAGGCCGCGGAAATCGACGACCTGGACACGCGTCTGGAGCGCGCCGCCGATGCGCTCGCGCACACCGCGCTGAGCGAATTGCCGCCGCCGGTCGAGTTCGGCACGCCTGAAGAAGAAGCACCGCCGCGTCTTCTCGACGGCAAGCGGATCGCGATAGCGCGCGATGCCGCGTTCTCCTTCATCTATCCGGCCAACATCACGCTGTTGGAAACGCTCGGCGCGCACGTGGACTATTTCTCACCGCTCGCCGATGAAGCGCTGCCGGAGCACGCCGACGCCCTTTACCTGCCCGGCGGCTACCCCGAACTGCATGCGGCCTTGCTCGCTGGCAACCTGCGCAGCGCCGCAACGATCCGCGCGCATGCTGCCGCCGGCAAACCGGTCGTCGCCGAATGCGGCGGCATGCTCTACCTGCTTGAACAGTTGACCGACACGAGCGGCGCCACAACCCCGATGCTCGGCCTGCTGCCCGGCCATGCCACCATGCAGACGCGCTTCACCGCGCTCGGCATGCAACAGATCGACAGCCTGCACGGTCCAATGACCGGCCACACGTTTCACTACTCGAAGCTGACGACACCGCTCACGCCGTTGTGTTCAGCCACCCGGCCAAATCACGACGCCCCCGGAGAAGCCGTGTTCCGCGCCGGCTCGATCGTGGCAACCTATATGCATGCTTACTGGCCCTCCAACCCGGCCTTCACGGCCGCCCTGTTCCATGGCGAAGCCTTTTAACGATTCCGAACGCGAAGCCGTCTATCGCGCGATTTACGAACGGCGCGACATGCGCCATTTCGTGCGCGATCCGGTCGACCCTGCCGTGTTGCAACGCCTGCTCGACGCGGCGCATCACGCGCCGAGCGTCGGCTTCATGCAGCCGTGGCGCATTGCGCGCATTACCGACCCTGCTGTGCGCACGGCGCTGCACGCGACCGTCGAAAGCGAACGCCTCGCCAC
This genomic stretch from Paraburkholderia caffeinilytica harbors:
- the cobO gene encoding cob(I)yrinic acid a,c-diamide adenosyltransferase translates to MKTDPESHQRMTERRREGHEKKQAGATVEKGLLIVNTGTGKGKTTAAFGMAVRVLGHGMRLGVVQFIKGALHTSERDFLGAIANCDFVTMGDGYTWNTQNRDADIATARKGWNEARRMIESGDYQMVILDELNTVLKYEYLPLDEVLSVLNARADMLHVVVTGRHAPDALIEAADLVTEMRIVKHPYREQGVKAQRGVEF
- a CDS encoding cobyrinate a,c-diamide synthase, producing MSACPALFISAPASGQGKTTITAGLARYHRRLGRRVRVFKTGPDFLDPMILARASGAPVLSLDLWMVGEPACRNLLAQAAAEADLILIEGVMGLFDGTPSSADLATAFGVPVLAVISAKAMAQTFGAVAFGLAQFRPQVPFYGVLANRVGSARHAQMLEEALSPDLRWCGYIGGNDEIELPDRHLGLHQAAEIDDLDTRLERAADALAHTALSELPPPVEFGTPEEEAPPRLLDGKRIAIARDAAFSFIYPANITLLETLGAHVDYFSPLADEALPEHADALYLPGGYPELHAALLAGNLRSAATIRAHAAAGKPVVAECGGMLYLLEQLTDTSGATTPMLGLLPGHATMQTRFTALGMQQIDSLHGPMTGHTFHYSKLTTPLTPLCSATRPNHDAPGEAVFRAGSIVATYMHAYWPSNPAFTAALFHGEAF